DNA sequence from the Flavobacteriales bacterium genome:
GCCAAGAAATTGACTTGGGATTTTAGTCTAAAAGGAGTTTATACTATAGCCATTTTAGATTTTATCTTTGATGAGAATAAGAACAACCCAGATAAATATCGCTATGATGTAATGCTCACGGATATAGAAACCAAGGAGGTGTTTTATGATAAGCTGACTTTTATCTATCTTGAAATGCCCAAGTTCAATAAAACAATTGATGAATTAGAAACGCAATTTGAGAAATGGCTCTATGTTTTGAGGAATTTACCGAATCTACAAAAACGCCCTGATAAACTACAAGAAAAAGTTTTTGCTCATCTTTTTGAAGTGGCAGAGGTGGCGAAATTGTCAAAAAAGGAACTGATGTATTATGAAGATAGCATGAAAGTCTATCGAGATTTAGAAAATTCTTTGGAAACTAAATACATGGAAGGTAAATTGGAGGGTAAGGCCGAAGGAATTGAACAAGGAATCGAGCAGAAGAATATTGATATTGTTTTAAACTCATTTAAATTAGGTCTTGATATATCAATCATTCAAAAACTAACGGGTTTGACCGAAGAAGAAATAAAAAGAATTCTAGAAGAACAATAGTATATTCTATTTGATAGCAAGAGAAAAAAAGCAAATTTGTTGGCAATGGTTTTGATAATCATTGCCCTTTTTGGGTCTTATCACAAGCTATCTCAAACACACCGAAAATCGTTAAAGCTAATTTCTATACCGAATACTTGCTCAATGCGCACTTATAGCATTTCGTTCATTAGTATGTATTCAAAATGTATCGGAATTATATGGCGAGTAAATTAATACTATAAATGGTATAAAAACTCTTTTGGTTTAAGTCAAAAAAATACCAGAAGAAGAATAAATTAATTCCTCAACTGGTATTGGGTAGGTTTAATAAATCTATAAGAAGATGTAGTATCTTGTTTTTTACATTTTTAATTAAGATTTCTTATTGATTGATTTTGTACCAAATATTATTATAAAATGCGTAGGTATAGAACTGAAAGGCTACAGGAATAGAATTAGTAGTGGCTCCCCCCTCAAAGGTGATTCCAGCACCAGACGTTGTAATAGTCACGTTGTTTCCACCTGCAATTTTCTTTATTGTAACAGTCTGTCCGTTTTGTGGAGTTTCAAGTAGGGTAATGTTTAATGCAGCTGTTGCATCAGCTAGAACTATTTCATCACTTGCGGTCATAGTATAATCAGCTGTTTTGCTAGTAATAGCTTTTACATTCCCAGAAAATGCTTTGGAAACATTTCCATTTGCGTCAATGGCTAATGTATTTCCTGTTCCAGTTAGATTTCTAATTCTAATATTATCATTATTGGCATCGATATCTAAAGGTTTTGAAGGAGTTGGTATATTTATACCTGTATTACCATTTTCTAGAACAATGATTCTATTGTTTAGATTGATTTGATTGTTTCCTGCAATGTCAGGTAGAGTAAGATTTCTTCCAATAATAATATTGTTGTCTCCTGTAAGTGCTTGGTTTAAACCTTCTCCAATAAAAATATTATTATCCCCTTCGTTTTCTTGCCCAGCACTTTGACCAATAGCAATTACATCATTACCAGTATTATTTTGTGCAGCAAAATATCCTATAGAATTTAAGTATTCACCTTTGTTCTTTTCACCTGAATGTCCACCAATGGCTATTACATCTCTTGCTGTATTACTATCTGCTGCCAGTTCTCCGAAGGCATTAAGTCTATCACCCGTGTTTCCTCTAGCAGTTTGATAACCAATTGTTGAAGATTTTACCCCTTGATTACCTTGTCCTGCAAAATATCCCAAAGCAATCAACTGGTGGGCTGTGTTATTCAAAGCTGATGATGCTCCAATGGCAACAACATTATTCCCTCTATTGTTTTTTGCAGTACTATTACCGAGAGCTGAGACACCAGAACCAATGTTGTTTTGTAGAGCTTCGTATCCTAGTCCATTTACATTTGTACCTGTATTATTTTGTCCTGCTACTCGCCCAATTAGGTTTGCCATATCACCTGTATTTTCTTTACCTGCTTCCAAACCGATGGATGTTACAAAGGATCCTGTATTGTTCTGTCCTGCAAGATTTCCAATGAAATTGCTGTGATTACCTCCATTATTGTTTTCACCAGCTTTAGATCCAAAGGCATTTACATAGGAAGAATTTTTGTTATTGGAACCAGCTTCCATCCCAAAAGCATTAAGGTGAGAGCTTCTATTGCTATCGGCAGCATACCTACCAAAGGCATTTACATTCTCTCCTGTATTATCCATTGCAGAAAAAGATCCCATAGCATTTAGATAATTTCCTTCATTATTAGAAGCTACAGAATATCCTAAAACATTGATATAGTCACCACTATTATTGCCTGCCGAGTTATGACCAATTGTGGTTACGAATTCACCAATATTTGTGTCTCCAGCTTGTCCACCTATAGCATTTAGGTAGCGTCCAGTATTTCGGTTTGCTGTATAATTACCAATAGCAACCACATCATCCGCTCTATTTACTGATCCTACATTAGCTCCTAATAACACTGTTCGATTTCCCGTATTCGCTACACCTGCACTTATTCCCATGGCATGGACATATTCGCCTGTATTGTTTTGAAGAGCTCTATATCCTATTCCAACATTATACCCTGTATTCGCATATTCACCTGACTGATTTCCCATAAATATATTGTGGGTACCACTATTATTACTTCCTGCTAGCTGTCCTAATGCGATTAAATTTGAACCTCTATTAGAGTCAGCAGTACTGTTACCAATAGCAATCACTTCATTTTGATTATTCACTAAAGCAGAATTCGTTCCCAATGCAACTACATTATTTCCATTATTATTTCTAGCAGCAGAAACACCTATTGCAACTATTTTTTCACCAGTTTGGTGCATCCCAGCATATCTACCTAATAAATTTGCATCATCTCCGCTATTGTATTTTCCTGTCTGATACCCTATCGCTGTTAAATAATTAGCTGAATTATTAATTTTACCAGCT
Encoded proteins:
- a CDS encoding Rpn family recombination-promoting nuclease/putative transposase; this encodes MTGFEEKYINPFTDFGFKKLFGEEPNKDLLLDFLNELLKEKEGNIKSITYLKNEHVGRLESDRRAIFDIYCENEKGEKFIVEIQKTKQNFFKDRTVYYSTFPIQEQAKKLTWDFSLKGVYTIAILDFIFDENKNNPDKYRYDVMLTDIETKEVFYDKLTFIYLEMPKFNKTIDELETQFEKWLYVLRNLPNLQKRPDKLQEKVFAHLFEVAEVAKLSKKELMYYEDSMKVYRDLENSLETKYMEGKLEGKAEGIEQGIEQKNIDIVLNSFKLGLDISIIQKLTGLTEEEIKRILEEQ